From Triticum urartu cultivar G1812 chromosome 2, Tu2.1, whole genome shotgun sequence, a single genomic window includes:
- the LOC125541098 gene encoding tau-cadinol synthase-like — MASHDATAPVFHPTVWGDFFINYNPEPLQMSEERMTERSNQLKEKIIGLFSCGTIVEQLNLVDTLQHLSVDHHFHKQIDSTLRSTHAGEFNSSSLHHVALRFRILRQQGFWVSPDVFSKFKDEDGAFHVTVTNDPRGLLSLYNAAYLFIHGETELEESISFARRHLESMEGKLEYPLAEQVRRALHLPLPRTLKRVEALHYMSEYKEEPPHNTSILEFAKLDFNLLQRLHLKELKALSRWWKNLYREVGLNYSRDRVVECYFWAYTAYYEKEYTRARTILAKIIAIIIMTDDTYDVRATLVECRQLNEAIQRWEESAISLLPEYLQKFYLKLMSTFKEFEDVLKPDEKYRVAFSTKAFQILSSNYLQEAEWFHQNHKPRFNDQVKVSSVCSGGPWVCVGLLVGMGDTATKEALEWALGCTDAVRACAEVTRFMNDLASFKRGKNKNDVVSSVECYISEHGVASEVAIAKIGSLIEDAWKTTNQARIELPELLLPAVQRVANITISMPFMYDDKTDAFTFSSHLEGTIKRLFVSPIEL, encoded by the exons ATGGCGTCTCATGATGCTACCGCGCCTGTGTTTCATCCCACGGTCTGGGGTGACTTCTTCATCAACTACAATCCAGAACCGTTACAG ATGTCAGAGGAAAGGATGACGGAGAGGTCCAATCAACTGAAGGAGAAAATAATCGGGTTATTTTCATGCGGTACCATAGTTGAGCAACTGAACCTTGTAGACACACTGCAACACCTAAGCGTAGATCATCATTTTCATAAACAAATTGACTCCACATTAAGAAGCACTCATGCTGGTGAATTCAATAGCTCCAGCCTTCATCATGTCGCCCTTCGGTTCCGCATACTGAGGCAGCAAGGCTTTTGGGTGTCTCCAG ATGTATTCAGCAAGTTCAAAGACGAAGATGGGGCCTTCCATGTTACCGTAACTAACGACCCAAGGGGGCTATTAAGTCTATACAATGCAGCATACCTTTTTATCCATGGGGAGACAGAGCTTGAAGAAAGCATCTCATTTGCGAGGCGACACCTCGAATCGATGGAAGGTAAGCTTGAGTACCCATTGGCAGAGCAAGTCAGGCGCGCCCTTCACTTGCCGCTGCCAAGGACCTTGAAGAGAGTAGAGGCGCTGCATTATATGTCAGAGTACAAAGAAGAGCCGCCGCACAACACCTCCATTTTGGAGTTCGCCAAACTGGATTTTAACCTTCTGCAACGTCTCCACTTGAAGGAGCTCAAGGCTCTCTCTAG ATGGTGGAAAAATCTTTACAGAGAAGTGGGGCTAAACTACTCGCGGGATCGTGTGGTTGAGTGCTACTTCTGGGCGTATACAGCATACTATGAGAAAGAGTATACACGTGCAAGGACGATTCTTGCCAAGATAATCGCAATAATAATAATGACAGACGACACTTACGATGTCCGTGCTACTTTGGTGGAGTGTAGACAGCTCAATGAAGCTATACAAAG ATGGGAGGAGAGTGCTATTTCTCTTCTACCAGAGTACTTACAGAAGTTCTACCTCAAGCTGATGAGCACCTTCAAGGAGTTTGAGGACGTATTGAAACCGGATGAGAAGTACCGGGTCGCTTTTAGCACAAAAGCG TTTCAAATATTATCAAGCAACTATCTCCAAGAAGCCGAATGGTTTCATCAGAATCACAAGCCAAGATTCAATGATCAAGTGAAGGTATCTAGTGTGTGCTCAGGTGGACCATGGGTATGTGTTGGGTTGCTAGTGGGTATGGGCGATACTGCAACCAAGGAGGCACTGGAATGGGCCCTCGGCTGTACTGATGCCGTCAGGGCTTGCGCAGAGGTGACACGTTTCATGAATGATCTTGCTTCATTTAAG CGTGGGAAGAACAAAAATGATGTGGTCAGTTCCGTGGAATGTTACATCAGTGAGCACGGTGTGGCGAGTGAGGTCGCCATTGCCAAGATAGGGTCTCTGATCGAAGATGCATGGAAGACTACGAACCAAGCACGCATTGAGCTCCCTGAGCTGCTGCTTCCGGCGGTGCAGCGAGTCGCAAATATAACGATCAGCATGCCCTTCATGTATGATGACAAGACAGATGCCTTTACGTTCAGCAGCCATCTTGAGGGGACGATTAAGCGACTGTTTGTCAGTCCCATTGAGCTCTAG
- the LOC125535924 gene encoding tau-cadinol synthase-like has translation MASHDATDTATTAVPEVAPVFLPTVWGDFFINYSPEPFQMSEERMTERSNQLKERIIGLFSCSTIVEQLNLVDTLQHLSVDHHFHEQIDSTLRSTHAGEFNSSSLHDVALRFRILRQQGLWVSPDVFSKFKDEDGAFHVNITNDPRGLLSLYNAAYLFIHGETELEESISFARQHLESMEGKLEYPLAEQVRRALHLPLPRTLKRVEALHYMSEYKQEPMHNSSILEFAKLDFNLLQRLHLKELKALSRWWKNLYQEVGLNYSRDRVVECYFWAYTAYYEKEYTCARMILAKIIAIIIMTDDTYDVRATLVECRQLNEAIQRWEESATSLLPEYLQKFYLMLMSTFKEFENELKPDEKCRVSFSTKAFQILSSNYLQEAEWFHQNHKPRFNDQVKVSSVCSGGPWVCVGLLVGMGDTATKEALEWALGCTDAVRACAEVTRFMNDLASFKRGKNKNDVASSVECYISEHGVASEVAIAKIGSLIEDAWKTTNQARFELPKLLLPAVQRVANITISMPFMYDDKTDAFTFSNRLEGTIKRLFVNPIEF, from the exons ATGGCGTCCCATGATGCTACCGACACCGCCACCACCGCCGTTCCAGAGGTGGCGCCTGTGTTTCTTCCCACGGTGTGGGGCGACTTCTTCATCAACTACAGTCCAGAACCGTTTCAG ATGTCAGAGGAAAGGATGACAGAGAGGTCCAATCAACTGAAGGAGAGAATAATTGGGTTATTTTCCTGCAGTACCATAGTTGAGCAACTGAACCTTGTAGACACACTCCAACACCTGAGTGTAGATCATCATTTTCATGAACAAATTGACTCCACATTGAGAAGCACTCATGCTGGTGAATTCAATAGCTCCAGCCTTCATGATGTCGCCCTTCGGTTCCGCATACTGCGGCAGCAAGGCCTTTGGGTGTCTCCAG ATGTATTCAGCAAGTTTAAAGACGAAGATGGGGCCTTCCATGTTAACATAACTAACGACCCAAGGGGCCTGTTAAGTTTATACAATGCAGCATACCTTTTTATCCATGGGGAGACAGAGCTTGAAGAAAGCATCTCGTTTGCGAGGCAACACCTCGAATCGATGGAAGGTAAGCTTGAGTACCCATTGGCAGAGCAAGTCAGGCGGGCCCTTCACTTACCACTGCCAAGGACCTTGAAGAGAGTCGAGGCGCTGCATTATATGTCAGAGTACAAACAAGAGCCGATGCACAACTCCTCCATTCTGGAGTTCGCCAAACTGGACTTTAACCTTCTGCAGCGTCTCCACTTGAAGGAGCTCAAGGCTCTCTCTAG ATGGTGGAAAAATCTGTACCAAGAAGTGGGACTAAACTACTCGCGGGATCGCGTGGTTGAGTGCTACTTCTGGGCGTATACGGCATACTATGAGAAAGAGTATACATGCGCAAGGATGATTCTCGCCAAGATAATCGCAATAATAATAATGACAGACGACACCTATGATGTCCGTGCTACTTTGGTGGAGTGTAGACAGCTCAATGAAGCTATACAAAG ATGGGAGGAGAGTGCTACTTCTCTTCTACCAGAGTACTTGCAGAAGTTCTACCTCATGCTGATGAGCACCTTCAAGGAGTTTGAGAACGAATTGAAACCAGATGAGAAGTGCCGGGTCTCTTTTAGCACAAAAGCG TTTCAAATATTATCAAGCAACTATCTCCAAGAAGCCGAATGGTTTCATCAAAATCACAAGCCAAGATTTAATGATCAAGTGAAAGTATCAAGTGTGTGCTCAGGCGGACCATGGGTATGTGTTGGGTTGCTAGTTGGCATGGGCGATACTGCAACCAAGGAGGCACTGGAATGGGCCCTCGGTTGCACTGATGCTGTAAGGGCTTGTGCAGAGGTGACACGTTTCATGAATGATCTTGCTTCATTTAAG CGTGGAAAGAACAAAAATGATGTGGCCAGCTCTGTGGAATGTTACATCAGTGAGCACGGCGTGGCAAGTGAGGTTGCCATTGCCAAGATAGGTTCTCTGATCGAAGATGCATGGAAGACTACGAACCAAGCACGCTTTGAGCTCCCTAAGCTTCTGCTTCCGGCGGTGCAGCGAGTCGCAAATATAACGATCAGCATGCCGTTCATGTATGATGACAAGACAGATGCTTTTACGTTCAGCAACCGTCTTGAGGGGACGATTAAGCGACTGTTTGTCAATCCTATTGAGTTCTAG